Proteins found in one Arachis stenosperma cultivar V10309 chromosome 8, arast.V10309.gnm1.PFL2, whole genome shotgun sequence genomic segment:
- the LOC130946065 gene encoding uncharacterized protein LOC130946065 produces the protein MDGEDSFVALVHCSGKIQKSKRHGVKFTNREPVSIFIRSSSTLAEIKLSILQKLGTCGTKQVKKLFYKILITVVSTGVRFETFVIGSDEDLQVLFHCRRSFPEVRIPEMFAKLEDRVDSSGASAPGPQSTTRGGASTSLPVVAAVVLPPEPERAEVEFEVGPDRVENAFCDDDSDEEPLDIGGDSEDDIPIGAAHGGSGSATQEYPPHLSSLNLEAIGQHQNVEATFDGQGMHDGRGLTEFQIGQSFQSKEEAVLSVKDYSIRRGVEYRVMESDSLKYQGRCKEFGNGCTWLIRIVMRKRKSTWEVRRADASVSIKVLQEATEATYGFKPSYRKVWLAKQKAVAQIYGDWEESYADLPRWILGVTLTMDGSVALLKTSPVRVGDQVDEERVYFHRMFWTFPPCVEAFRHCKPLVSIDGTHLYGKYGGTLLLAIA, from the exons ATGGATGGGGAGGATAGTTTTGTGGCTCTGGTCCATTGCTCTGGAAAAATTCAAAAGAGCAAACGCCACGGTGTGAAATTCACAAATAGAGAACCGGTTAGTATTTTTATTCGATCTTCAAGTACATTGGCAGAGATTAAGCTCAGCATACTACAGAAGCTCGGTACCTGTGGTACGAAGCAGGTTAAAAAGTTGTTTTACAAGATTCTCATTACTGTTGTGTCAACCGGCGTGCGGTTTGAGACCTTTGTGATTGGGTCGGATGAAGACCTGCAGGTCTTGTTTCACTGCAGGCGTAGTTTTCCAGAGGTGAGGATACCTGAGATGTTTGCGAAGTTGGAAGATCGTGTGGATAGCTCTGGGGCATCAGCACCGGGTCCTCAGTCGACCACACGGGGCGGTGCATCGACATCACTACCTGTGGTAGCAGCGGTAGTTCTACCTCCCGAGCCAGAACGTGCTGAGGTTGAGTTTGAGGTTGGACCGGATCGAGTTGAGAATGCGTTTTGTGATGATGATTCCGATGAGGAGCCGCTCGATATTGGTGGGGACAGTGAAGATGATATACCAATAGGTGCAGCCCATGGAGGTTCCGGTTCTGCAACACAAGAGTACCCTCCGCACCTGTCGTCTTTGAACTTGGAGGCCATCGGTCAACACCAGAATGTTGAGGCAACATTCGATGGACAGGGTATGCATGATGGGAGAGGTTTGACTGAATTTCAGATTGGCCAATCGTTCCAGAGTAAGGAGGAAGCTGTGTTGAGCGTGAAAGATTACAGCATTCGGCGTGGAGTTGAGTACAGGGTTATGGAGTCAGACAGTCTAAAATACCAAGGGAGATGCAAGGAGTTCGGTAACGGATGCACGTGGTTGATCCGGATAGTCATGCGAAAAAGGAAGAGCACATGGGAAGTTAGGAG AGCTGATGCGTCGGTATCGATTAAGGTGTTGCAAGAGGCAACAGAGGCAACATATGGTTTCAAGCCAAGTTATCGGAAGGTATGGTTGGCAAAGCAGAAGGCAGTAGCACAGATCTACGGCGATTGGGAGGAGTCATATGCGGATCTGCCCCGCTGGATCCTTGGAGTCACGTTAACCATGGACGGTTCCGTTGCTCTGCTGAAGACCTCCCCGGTTAGAGTGGGTGACCAGGTTGATGAAGAAAGAGTCTACTTTCATCGCATGTTTTGGACATTCCCTCCATGTGTTGAGGCATTCCGCCACTGTAAGCCACTCGTCAGCATCGATGGGACACACTTGTATGGTAAGTATGGAGGGACGTTGTTGTTGGCGATTGCTTAG